A region from the Acipenser ruthenus chromosome 49, fAciRut3.2 maternal haplotype, whole genome shotgun sequence genome encodes:
- the LOC117966152 gene encoding uncharacterized protein LOC117966152 isoform X2 has protein sequence MAGSCNFKNLCLGVLLVILIVWAIVATISAVKKNNESDLHFSNSSDWEEAKVEFQLEMSRENQTRLQAMLAEREKNLKTVNSSLIMCQEQRIVLHDNLTTLQNEILTFAKITAKETHMQGEIDSLQQTLTQTSQELQSSKDKYAEAVASKEAAGREKQQQCEKSKDELQQNMNM, from the exons ATGGCTGGATCATGTAACTTTAAGAACTTGTGCCTTGGAGTTTTGTTAGTAATTCTGATAGTATGGGCAATAGTGGCTACCATTTCTGcagtaaagaaaaataatgagAGTGATTTACACTTCTCTAACTCCTCTGACTGGGAGGAGGCAAAAGTGGAATTTCAGTTGGAGATGAGCAGAGAAAACCAGACTAGACTACAGGCAATGCTGGCTGAGCGTGAAAAAAACCTGAAGACAGTCAACTCATCTCTCATCATGTGCCAGGAACAAAGG atcgTTTTACACGACAATCTCACTACACTGCAGAATGAAATCTTGACCTTTGCCAAAATCACAGCAAAAGAAACTCATATGCAAG GTGAAATTGATTCACTGCAACAGACCTTGACACAAACATCCCAGGAGTTGCAGAGTTCCAAAGACAAGTATGCTGAGGCTGTGGCGAGCAAGGAAGCAGCTGGCAGAGAGAAACAACAACAATGTGAGAAAAGCAAGGATGAGCTGCAGCAGAACAT